From Shewanella psychrophila, a single genomic window includes:
- a CDS encoding HD domain-containing phosphohydrolase has protein sequence MGSITKRKSKRFTIHFTVVGIFILATAVTAAIAIGLQYYFSKTMATESALKLYNLTAKNVSSYLSQVDSQAINTTKLLSSFDNLVLDDDFNQESIQTFAQVMRTNPLFYAIYVGMPDGDFYELINLNAHPIIRKQLDATHMDRWVRITIKQDGSRGIRETSYLDAQFKLRVTRTESSDYDATSRLWFIDSNTLSVSKTEPYLFRHLQSPGQTYSIKLAESGAVLGVDIALSTLNEYLISQSENESGESQTEIYLYKPSGELIASNQKQRVQAQIPQSEKLNLTKEQQVLVENTPSLLVSNETDWAPIDFAVSGQPQGYSIDVVNLVAEMTGLQVQFINGFTWNELVDSYMIEELDMLQPIMKTVKNESLGEFTMPFLDLKYGVVTRPDVKLIKALSELNGKRLAIPLGWSIIPVIQANFPEMEVVELASTQAILSAVEQGEVFAALDNSIILHYTAKSFFIDELKYHEDICFEDVQVPTGLHIAMQGKNAPLIPIIDKALANITPEQVMALRSKWFAEGPQHLLTTQGAVPYEALIDIGENNQLHNQLVRRELGGIEQFVFVTPFGNNSQTQDRFAIIVPTQTLLASSTDKVQKSIAITVLCLLLLLPISTVFASPIIRPIKLLAIENEKIKNRHYDEVTNVDSNIAELDELASSMWDMSESIQLYERNQKELMESFIKLIAQAIDDKSPYTAGHCNRVPELGLMLADAAAKSELDPFKNFAFKSADEHREFRIAAWLHDCGKITTPEYIVDKGTKLEAVYNRIHEVRMRFEVLWRDAEIDHLKRLSSTDSSELLTAELEHKREQLKADFEFIANANVGGEFMDQAHKDRLAELAVITWQRNFDDRLGLSPVEELNLSDAQSAESYPVTELLLRDKPEHIIKRINKVEFDPKFGIKMDIPEHQYNLGELYNLSISRGTLTAEDRFKINEHVTSTIKMLETLPFPPELARVPRYASTHHETLKGTGYPRKLSAGDLSIPERILVVADIFEALTAADIPYKKAKPLSVAIDILHKMALDEHLDMDIFKLFLSSGIYLDYAHKFLDAKQINEVNIDKYLSDEQLKRSA, from the coding sequence ATGGGATCGATAACGAAGAGAAAGAGTAAGCGTTTCACCATACATTTTACTGTGGTGGGGATATTTATTTTAGCCACAGCCGTTACCGCAGCAATTGCTATCGGCTTACAGTATTATTTCAGTAAGACCATGGCCACCGAATCCGCGCTTAAGCTCTATAATCTTACTGCTAAGAATGTCAGCAGTTATCTCTCTCAGGTGGATAGTCAGGCTATCAATACCACTAAGTTACTCTCGAGTTTCGATAATTTAGTCCTCGATGATGATTTTAATCAAGAGTCTATTCAGACGTTTGCCCAAGTTATGCGAACCAACCCCCTATTTTATGCCATCTATGTTGGCATGCCCGACGGTGACTTTTATGAGTTGATCAATCTAAATGCCCATCCAATCATCAGAAAACAGCTAGATGCCACACATATGGACAGGTGGGTGAGGATAACGATAAAGCAAGATGGAAGTAGGGGGATAAGAGAAACGAGCTATTTAGACGCGCAATTCAAGTTGCGAGTGACACGCACAGAATCCAGTGATTATGATGCAACCAGTCGGCTGTGGTTTATCGACTCAAACACACTGAGTGTATCCAAGACCGAACCTTACCTTTTCAGGCATCTGCAATCTCCAGGTCAGACCTATTCAATCAAATTAGCCGAGTCCGGGGCGGTTCTCGGCGTCGATATCGCGCTATCGACCTTGAACGAATACCTTATTAGCCAGAGTGAGAATGAATCGGGAGAATCACAAACTGAAATCTATCTTTATAAACCGAGTGGTGAGCTAATTGCCTCTAATCAGAAGCAGCGAGTACAAGCCCAGATCCCTCAATCAGAAAAGCTTAATTTGACTAAGGAGCAGCAGGTACTTGTTGAAAATACACCAAGCCTGCTGGTTTCTAACGAAACGGATTGGGCACCCATCGATTTTGCGGTATCGGGTCAACCCCAGGGTTATAGCATAGACGTGGTTAACTTAGTTGCCGAGATGACTGGGTTACAAGTTCAGTTTATCAATGGCTTCACCTGGAACGAACTGGTCGACAGCTACATGATCGAAGAGTTAGATATGCTGCAACCTATTATGAAAACGGTCAAGAATGAAAGTCTGGGTGAGTTTACTATGCCATTTTTAGACCTTAAATATGGCGTAGTGACGCGTCCCGATGTGAAGCTGATAAAGGCATTGTCAGAACTAAATGGTAAGCGGCTGGCTATTCCCCTAGGCTGGTCGATTATTCCTGTTATCCAAGCTAATTTTCCTGAGATGGAAGTCGTCGAGCTTGCATCGACCCAAGCAATATTGAGTGCCGTGGAGCAAGGCGAAGTATTTGCAGCCTTAGACAACAGTATTATTTTGCATTATACGGCTAAGAGTTTCTTCATTGATGAGCTTAAATATCACGAAGATATCTGTTTTGAGGATGTACAAGTACCAACGGGATTACATATTGCCATGCAAGGTAAGAATGCGCCGTTGATCCCTATCATAGATAAGGCACTGGCAAATATCACGCCTGAGCAGGTAATGGCCTTAAGATCCAAATGGTTTGCCGAAGGGCCTCAACACCTGTTAACCACTCAAGGCGCAGTGCCCTATGAAGCACTTATCGATATCGGTGAAAACAATCAATTGCACAATCAGCTGGTTCGCCGTGAACTGGGTGGCATAGAACAATTTGTGTTTGTCACGCCATTCGGTAATAACTCACAGACACAAGATCGTTTCGCCATCATAGTGCCAACCCAAACCCTGTTGGCTTCGAGCACGGACAAGGTGCAGAAGTCTATCGCTATCACAGTACTATGTTTACTCTTGTTACTTCCCATCTCTACAGTGTTCGCATCACCTATCATTCGCCCGATTAAGCTGCTTGCAATCGAAAATGAGAAAATCAAGAACCGCCACTATGATGAAGTCACCAATGTTGACTCTAATATTGCCGAACTCGATGAACTGGCTAGCTCAATGTGGGACATGTCTGAGTCAATTCAGCTTTATGAGCGTAATCAAAAAGAGTTGATGGAATCGTTTATTAAACTCATAGCCCAAGCCATCGATGATAAATCTCCCTATACGGCAGGGCACTGTAATCGGGTTCCTGAGCTTGGCTTGATGCTCGCCGATGCCGCCGCTAAATCTGAACTGGATCCTTTTAAAAACTTCGCTTTCAAATCGGCCGATGAGCACAGAGAGTTCCGTATTGCTGCCTGGCTACATGATTGCGGTAAAATCACCACCCCGGAATACATAGTCGATAAAGGCACTAAGCTAGAGGCCGTATATAACCGGATCCATGAAGTGCGCATGCGATTTGAAGTGCTTTGGCGTGATGCTGAGATTGATCACCTTAAGCGATTATCTTCTACAGATTCAAGTGAACTGTTAACCGCAGAGTTAGAACATAAACGTGAGCAGCTTAAGGCTGATTTTGAGTTTATCGCTAATGCCAATGTGGGCGGCGAATTTATGGATCAAGCTCATAAAGACCGTCTGGCCGAACTTGCCGTGATCACTTGGCAGAGAAACTTCGATGATAGGCTAGGCTTATCGCCAGTCGAAGAGCTTAACTTAAGTGATGCTCAGTCGGCAGAGAGCTACCCAGTGACTGAGCTACTGTTGAGAGACAAACCGGAACATATCATTAAGCGCATTAACAAGGTGGAATTTGACCCTAAGTTTGGCATTAAGATGGATATCCCTGAACATCAATATAACTTAGGTGAGCTGTATAACCTTTCCATATCGCGAGGAACCCTCACCGCCGAAGACAGGTTCAAAATAAACGAGCATGTAACCAGCACCATCAAGATGCTTGAAACTCTGCCATTCCCGCCTGAACTTGCTCGTGTGCCAAGATATGCATCGACTCACCATGAAACATTAAAGGGAACGGGTTATCCCCGAAAGCTCAGCGCAGGAGACCTCTCAATTCCTGAGCGTATTCTGGTGGTGGCCGACATCTTCGAAGCGCTTACCGCAGCCGACATACCCTATAAAAAGGCCAAACCGCTTAGTGTCGCTATCGATATTCTCCATAAGATGGCGTTGGACGAGCATCTGGATATGGATATCTTCAAGCTGTTCCTTAGCAGTGGTATCTATCTCGACTACGCGCATAAATTCCTCGATGCTAAGCAGATTAACGAGGTGAATATTGATAAGTATCTGAGTGATGAACAGCTTAAGCGCAGTGCCTAG
- a CDS encoding DUF4145 domain-containing protein, with translation MNWMEFIIQLFDKLAWPLVLLICVSSLKRPIAKLIPLAKKLKFKDLEVEFGQELKSIAQKAEGAFPELKYDSKSLLIAAANNLPNSAVIQAWEAVDTAAESLIRAKKINIELDVNTRYKHIESILLKENFINTKQGKLFSELRQLRNRVAHAVGYEIGKVEAIQYIELCFKLISHLETLACEGETECLARVESIAG, from the coding sequence ATGAACTGGATGGAATTTATAATACAGCTTTTTGATAAACTGGCTTGGCCGCTGGTTCTGTTGATTTGTGTATCTAGTTTAAAACGTCCAATCGCTAAGTTGATCCCGCTGGCTAAAAAGCTCAAGTTTAAAGATCTGGAAGTGGAGTTTGGCCAAGAGTTGAAGTCCATAGCGCAGAAAGCAGAAGGCGCATTTCCTGAGCTAAAATATGACAGTAAGTCTCTGCTCATCGCTGCTGCTAATAACCTGCCAAACTCTGCTGTTATTCAGGCCTGGGAAGCTGTAGATACCGCTGCAGAATCCCTTATCAGAGCAAAAAAAATCAATATCGAATTGGATGTGAATACTCGCTATAAGCATATTGAGAGCATCTTACTCAAAGAGAACTTCATCAATACCAAGCAAGGCAAGCTGTTCAGTGAACTTAGGCAACTAAGAAACCGAGTCGCTCATGCGGTAGGTTACGAAATAGGCAAGGTGGAAGCGATTCAATATATTGAACTCTGTTTTAAACTTATTAGCCATTTGGAAACTCTGGCATGTGAGGGAGAAACTGAGTGTCTTGCCAGAGTTGAGAGCATTGCCGGCTAA